One segment of Metallosphaera cuprina Ar-4 DNA contains the following:
- a CDS encoding MFS transporter, translating into MSDISSFDRRFKLLIFNAGLSRFGLASFNLIIIWIILFETKNAFLAGLGDGIMSLPLFFSFFVGALVDRAKGKKAIAIAAGVLRSVFPVTILYGFYLNSLILILISIYASGFILGLTSDMMNSIRASWTKEILKEEHYKSGSSVSLMVSYIAAGGGYALSGVILAFGFYHAFATIIAVFALALIPIFFIRTNFRPRDVSAMTSLKEGIEFMRKHREIVQLMIIALILNVVFGTIGIIFISLVQIGFHLPAIFASIIFSTFIIGLVIGSFLGGKVKGKIGSISVIILVSTGLLITSISFLTSVFYVLVPAMLVGIAIGIANVIYNTLMLHIVSQDLMARISGAFSTFSVAATFSSGILGGAIIEVTSINHSFIVIGVFIIVSTVLWFFFKQLYEMRI; encoded by the coding sequence GTGAGTGATATTTCCTCATTTGATCGTAGATTCAAGCTACTTATCTTCAATGCCGGTCTTTCAAGGTTTGGTCTAGCCTCTTTTAATTTAATAATAATATGGATAATACTCTTTGAAACAAAAAATGCATTCCTCGCGGGTCTTGGCGACGGAATTATGTCACTGCCGCTATTCTTCAGCTTCTTTGTTGGTGCCTTGGTAGATAGAGCTAAAGGAAAGAAGGCTATTGCAATCGCAGCCGGAGTTCTAAGATCAGTTTTTCCTGTAACAATTCTCTACGGTTTTTATCTTAACTCGTTAATTTTAATACTTATCTCAATCTATGCAAGCGGTTTTATCCTGGGGCTAACATCAGATATGATGAATTCGATAAGAGCCTCATGGACGAAGGAAATTTTAAAGGAGGAGCATTACAAATCTGGTTCTTCAGTCTCTTTAATGGTTAGTTATATAGCGGCAGGGGGCGGATACGCCCTCTCTGGCGTTATACTTGCATTTGGATTCTATCACGCTTTTGCAACAATCATCGCTGTATTTGCTTTGGCTCTAATACCCATTTTCTTTATAAGAACAAATTTCAGGCCAAGAGATGTGAGCGCAATGACATCTCTGAAGGAAGGTATTGAATTCATGAGAAAACATAGGGAGATTGTTCAGCTTATGATAATTGCATTAATCCTAAATGTTGTATTTGGTACCATAGGCATAATATTCATCTCCCTGGTACAGATAGGATTCCACTTACCGGCAATATTTGCAAGCATTATATTTTCTACTTTTATCATAGGCCTTGTCATAGGCTCTTTTTTAGGGGGGAAGGTGAAAGGGAAGATAGGGTCAATATCAGTAATTATATTGGTATCAACGGGTTTACTAATAACATCCATTTCATTCCTCACATCCGTATTTTATGTATTAGTCCCAGCAATGTTAGTTGGCATCGCGATTGGTATTGCTAATGTAATTTATAACACTTTAATGCTCCACATAGTAAGCCAGGACCTGATGGCAAGGATCAGTGGGGCATTTAGCACATTCTCAGTCGCGGCCACTTTTTCATCAGGTATACTCGGTGGTGCTATAATAGAGGTGACATCTATAAATCATTCCTTTATAGTTATAGGAGTTTTTATCATTGTATCAACTGTGCTCTGGTTTTTTTTCAAACAACTATATGAGATGAGAATCTAA
- a CDS encoding tetratricopeptide repeat protein — protein MDPLSLMSTGNLNLALIKIRELIAQNPSKENYQLLGRILLELGRDEEAIEAFLKGDDYLNASRILLLRDPVSALNVLKGKEGEGFRVLRAILNFRAENYEEALKELEGVREDPIVLKIRGISEYHTKRFYEALRDLSKAMLSYPLDADIFYYRGLTKIALGDEQNAEKDLDVAINLNPYYAEAYLNKGILTENRGDINRAIELYSKSIDLRPNYKEAYIRRSKAYMKIGKESEARSDIESSERL, from the coding sequence ATGGATCCATTAAGTCTAATGTCAACAGGTAACCTAAACCTCGCTTTGATCAAAATTAGAGAACTCATAGCTCAGAATCCGTCTAAGGAGAACTATCAACTCCTAGGGAGGATTTTACTAGAACTTGGGAGAGATGAGGAGGCGATTGAGGCCTTCTTGAAAGGAGACGATTACCTTAACGCCTCAAGGATACTCCTCTTAAGAGACCCTGTTTCTGCCCTTAACGTGTTGAAAGGAAAGGAAGGTGAAGGGTTCAGAGTGTTAAGAGCCATCCTCAACTTTAGGGCAGAAAACTACGAAGAGGCGTTGAAGGAACTGGAGGGAGTCAGGGAAGATCCTATCGTACTTAAAATAAGAGGGATCTCTGAGTACCACACTAAGAGGTTCTATGAAGCGTTAAGGGACCTAAGCAAAGCCATGCTGAGCTATCCTCTAGATGCAGACATTTTTTATTATAGGGGACTAACAAAAATTGCATTAGGTGATGAACAGAACGCCGAGAAGGACTTGGACGTGGCAATAAACCTTAACCCCTATTATGCAGAGGCCTATTTGAACAAAGGGATCCTGACGGAAAATAGGGGAGACATTAACAGAGCGATCGAGCTTTACAGCAAGAGTATAGATCTTAGACCTAACTATAAGGAAGCTTACATAAGGAGATCAAAGGCCTACATGAAAATAGGAAAGGAGAGCGAGGCACGATCAGATATCGAATCCTCAGAGAGGTTATAG
- a CDS encoding DMT family transporter, with product MNKYYLILVIGGITFGTAAIFIRLSDLTPGMIAFFRFFIAGIILSRGRINLRKVLTQWKTGALLSAHMILFIASVYRTTIIDSTVLVSTSPLFSLVLAPLAGIKNSRKDVIAGVVAFVGVLIMNFPLNEGYLIGNVLAILSALTISMYTILLSRVKDEDPLTPAAYIYLMSSVFSLPIMILQGVGKINFYSLLSLVGLIVFPTLIGHTSVVYSSGHVKPQHIEVIGLLEPVVATVLAFPIFDQIPTLFEMLGGIVIILSILTLLWNRW from the coding sequence TTGAACAAATACTACTTGATACTTGTAATAGGGGGCATCACTTTCGGAACCGCCGCTATCTTCATCAGGCTTTCTGACCTTACGCCAGGGATGATAGCTTTCTTCAGGTTTTTCATAGCAGGGATTATACTTTCCAGAGGTAGAATTAACCTAAGGAAAGTTCTTACCCAATGGAAAACTGGAGCCCTTTTGTCCGCTCACATGATCCTTTTCATAGCTAGCGTCTATCGCACTACCATCATAGACTCCACGGTGCTGGTCTCAACGTCTCCGCTCTTCTCTTTGGTCTTAGCGCCTTTAGCCGGTATAAAGAACTCGAGGAAGGACGTAATAGCGGGTGTTGTAGCTTTTGTAGGGGTGTTAATAATGAACTTCCCACTTAATGAGGGTTACCTGATAGGGAACGTCTTGGCAATACTTTCAGCCCTAACTATTTCAATGTATACTATTTTGCTATCGAGGGTTAAGGATGAGGACCCGTTGACCCCAGCAGCTTACATTTACCTAATGTCCAGTGTGTTCAGCCTTCCCATAATGATACTTCAAGGTGTTGGGAAAATCAACTTTTACTCTCTACTTTCGCTTGTAGGTCTCATAGTTTTTCCCACTTTAATAGGGCACACATCGGTCGTGTATTCCTCAGGCCACGTAAAACCTCAACACATCGAGGTTATCGGGCTTCTCGAACCCGTAGTGGCGACCGTTCTAGCGTTTCCTATATTTGATCAGATACCTACATTGTTTGAGATGTTAGGAGGTATTGTAATTATACTTTCGATCCTAACCTTATTATGGAACAGGTGGTAG
- a CDS encoding ABC transporter ATP-binding protein produces MEVIKLENVSKIYGTKVKVVALDNISFSIEEGEFTSIIGPSGSGKTTLLTLMGTLAKPTYGKIYVYGKDVTTLNDDELSKIRNSYIGFVFQSYNLIERLPAIENVELPLVARGLSKRERREKALDVLTRLGLGELAYKKPTELSGGQQQRVAIARALVQEPKLILADEPTANLDTKSGEVVLETFMRANKDFGTTVVIITHDPDVASLARKKIHIRDGKIEKIE; encoded by the coding sequence ATGGAAGTAATAAAGCTTGAAAACGTGAGTAAAATTTACGGGACGAAGGTAAAGGTAGTGGCTCTGGATAACATTAGCTTTAGCATTGAGGAGGGAGAATTCACATCGATCATAGGCCCCTCAGGAAGCGGTAAGACTACATTGCTAACGCTTATGGGTACTCTAGCGAAACCCACTTATGGAAAGATTTACGTTTACGGAAAGGATGTAACTACGCTTAACGATGATGAGTTATCTAAGATAAGGAACTCGTACATAGGTTTCGTATTTCAAAGCTACAACCTGATAGAAAGGTTACCTGCGATAGAGAACGTAGAGCTCCCATTAGTCGCCAGGGGTTTATCAAAGAGGGAGAGGAGGGAGAAAGCTCTAGACGTACTTACTAGGCTGGGGCTAGGCGAGCTAGCTTATAAGAAGCCTACCGAACTCTCAGGAGGGCAGCAGCAGAGGGTCGCCATAGCAAGGGCGTTGGTTCAGGAACCTAAGCTCATCCTAGCTGATGAGCCTACTGCGAACCTGGATACTAAAAGCGGCGAAGTAGTTTTAGAGACGTTTATGCGTGCTAATAAGGATTTTGGGACCACAGTGGTCATCATTACACATGACCCTGACGTCGCCTCTCTTGCTAGAAAGAAAATCCACATAAGGGACGGTAAGATCGAAAAGATAGAGTGA
- a CDS encoding COG1361 S-layer family protein: protein MNIYAKILVLIVAFLVTSSPLIFMGSSGPNVYLYGYGWGSPTAPTTAYPGYTEFPFYVEVVATGSATPYEASITTSSNSPLQVVGTNQAGMAQQNGYYLTSFYISVSSSASPGYYPVTLTVDYSETINGLICTFSKSFTLEVPVSAVNFPVPINVEGGTSGTTSQIIVGQGMVPLTLTVSNPSNNVMDNVIVNLTLPPGVFSSTGKGYLTFNVPSIAPQQSSQDTQMVNVTQEAIPGTYSLNYNERFTNYLGYTYYATNSNITTGNANVTLLNLPLTLTIYPKSPVLFYVSSASATPNSQVSILIKANSTYNYQVLSITPQSQLNLIHSNFTSNTFRSVSVFNFTFQVAPSISPGVYPVTFTTTYQIFGQTQQTVLTTYVNVNYYNTTPVLSDPSWGTQSDQVLPTPGETGIPLSFVLTNPLPYSLSNVNVTFVLPQGMSSPYNSYIVPIIGPAGTSGNSAQVSLTLNLASNVTPGYHYVKYIITYTTSYGIFRTASDIPVYIYPQSQLIASFDTPTIYQGTQIGLPITVTNPGSQPLTSISAQLKVTGLTVVGFTNQTINYLGPGENTTLVFSISSQGVGPGTYPATLLLSYSYEGFPKSSSYTFPINVVPSQDIVSVSVEPEELFYSTLNNVTINLVNNLQEPLYNLELKLIGNPSLYSLSQNSINIGTLKPGETESVTLSILPTVTSTTPIPLSVEVQYLLPQGGVVTEGYNFSLIATGLINLQLEQPTVTFSNGTLTVTGVLNNLGTATANFVTVYVNGNSTYIGSVPPNSPTPFSSTIFIPFSHANSSQEIRIDITYYDSVYQPHNISYTLHYVPTVQHLNFTNFRHSFHRNVLLIPTIIIVILIIVIIILIVLLVSRRFRR, encoded by the coding sequence ATGAACATTTACGCTAAAATACTTGTTTTGATCGTTGCCTTCTTGGTAACTTCATCACCGTTGATTTTTATGGGCTCTTCAGGCCCTAACGTTTATCTATATGGATATGGCTGGGGAAGTCCAACTGCTCCCACTACCGCTTATCCAGGTTACACCGAGTTTCCATTTTACGTTGAGGTTGTTGCTACAGGCTCAGCCACCCCTTACGAAGCGTCCATCACGACCTCGTCAAACTCTCCATTGCAAGTAGTTGGAACTAACCAGGCAGGTATGGCACAACAGAACGGATATTATCTGACATCATTTTATATTTCAGTATCTAGCTCTGCATCTCCTGGATATTATCCTGTTACCCTAACAGTCGATTACTCTGAAACTATAAACGGACTTATATGTACTTTCAGCAAGAGCTTCACCCTTGAGGTGCCCGTGTCAGCTGTCAACTTCCCTGTCCCGATAAACGTTGAGGGGGGAACGTCTGGTACAACCAGTCAAATCATAGTTGGTCAGGGTATGGTACCCTTAACTCTGACAGTATCAAATCCATCAAATAACGTAATGGACAACGTGATAGTTAATTTAACTCTCCCACCTGGAGTGTTTAGCAGTACCGGAAAGGGCTACCTGACGTTCAACGTTCCCTCAATAGCCCCTCAGCAATCTTCGCAAGATACTCAAATGGTGAACGTAACCCAAGAGGCTATCCCGGGTACCTACTCGTTAAACTATAATGAGAGGTTTACCAACTACCTTGGCTACACTTACTATGCAACTAACTCCAACATCACGACAGGAAACGCTAACGTTACCTTGCTAAATTTACCTCTGACGTTAACGATCTACCCCAAATCACCCGTTTTGTTTTATGTGAGTTCAGCATCGGCGACGCCAAACTCTCAAGTCTCAATTTTAATTAAAGCAAATTCGACATATAATTACCAGGTCTTATCTATAACGCCGCAATCTCAGCTAAACCTGATACACTCTAATTTTACGTCTAATACCTTTAGGAGTGTGAGCGTGTTTAACTTTACATTCCAAGTGGCGCCATCGATCTCGCCCGGTGTTTATCCCGTAACCTTCACAACGACTTATCAAATATTTGGTCAGACCCAGCAGACGGTATTGACAACTTATGTAAACGTAAATTATTATAACACAACTCCAGTCCTATCTGACCCAAGTTGGGGAACTCAAAGCGATCAGGTCCTCCCAACTCCCGGTGAGACTGGGATTCCTCTATCGTTCGTCCTAACTAACCCCTTACCTTACTCCCTTTCCAACGTTAACGTTACCTTTGTCTTGCCTCAAGGTATGAGCTCCCCATACAACTCTTACATAGTCCCAATAATAGGACCGGCTGGGACATCAGGAAACTCCGCCCAGGTCTCTTTAACTTTAAATTTAGCCTCGAACGTAACTCCGGGCTATCATTACGTAAAATACATCATCACTTACACCACAAGTTACGGTATTTTTAGGACAGCCTCTGACATACCTGTTTACATCTATCCTCAAAGTCAACTCATAGCTTCATTCGACACTCCTACAATATATCAAGGCACGCAAATCGGCTTACCAATAACAGTAACTAACCCTGGATCACAGCCTCTTACTTCAATTTCGGCTCAACTCAAAGTGACAGGCTTAACGGTTGTTGGCTTCACTAACCAGACCATTAATTATCTGGGGCCTGGAGAGAACACAACTTTGGTCTTCTCGATTTCATCACAAGGAGTGGGGCCTGGGACTTACCCAGCCACGCTTCTGCTATCTTATAGTTACGAGGGATTTCCTAAGTCCTCTAGCTACACTTTTCCCATTAATGTCGTCCCTTCACAGGACATAGTTAGCGTCTCTGTTGAACCAGAGGAGTTATTTTACAGTACTTTAAATAACGTTACTATAAACTTAGTAAATAACTTACAAGAACCGTTGTATAATCTGGAGTTGAAGTTAATAGGTAACCCTTCTCTCTACTCGCTTTCACAGAACAGCATAAACATAGGAACTCTTAAGCCGGGAGAAACCGAGAGCGTTACTTTAAGTATACTGCCCACCGTAACGTCAACCACTCCTATTCCTCTTAGCGTTGAGGTCCAATATCTACTACCTCAGGGAGGTGTAGTAACAGAAGGGTATAACTTCTCTCTAATAGCTACAGGGTTGATCAATCTACAACTCGAACAGCCTACTGTGACCTTTTCTAACGGAACATTAACTGTCACCGGGGTTTTGAATAATTTAGGTACGGCCACAGCTAACTTCGTTACAGTGTACGTAAACGGGAACTCAACATATATAGGCAGCGTCCCGCCCAACAGTCCGACTCCTTTCTCTTCAACGATATTTATACCTTTCTCACACGCTAACAGCTCACAGGAAATAAGGATAGATATAACCTATTACGACTCAGTTTATCAACCTCATAATATCAGTTACACTCTACATTACGTTCCAACAGTTCAACATTTGAATTTCACTAATTTTAGACATAGTTTTCATAGAAATGTCCTCTTAATTCCTACAATAATTATTGTAATATTGATTATAGTTATAATAATTCTAATTGTCCTACTGGTGTCAAGGAGGTTCAGAAGATGA
- a CDS encoding ABC transporter permease: MKLQDTLRLSFGALTSKRLRTSLTILGILIGPAIVVGLTGLTLGFSAVLTHQLFSSLSPTDIFVTPGTNQVTSYTVQQISKLPGVKAVVPFYTLSATLETPSGPEPTVILSIDTAQAQKAFPGLTLETGQYPSPYSSYGAVAGYYITHPQYPGQPTYGPGQTVEVQINTPNGKVTKTFLITGSFNEFSSAFADIDRSLVVQNIVGSQYYGDDYSGLIVEASSVSQVNSVVNEIHNTLGRSVSVTSVEQFVTLINNSLSAVSSLLFIAGASSFIVAFVGILSTMFTTVVERTREIGVLRAIGFTRRGIMAIFLGEAVLMGLLGGIAGIGAGVGMGFLLTSVAGSPRGGGSGGGSAFGPGTHITPVFDPNFMVEVVLITIAFSVLAGLIPAYRASKIEPAVALRYEV, translated from the coding sequence ATGAAATTGCAAGACACTCTAAGGCTTTCATTTGGAGCGCTCACCTCTAAGAGGTTGAGGACTAGTCTAACCATACTTGGCATACTTATCGGTCCCGCTATAGTTGTAGGACTCACTGGGCTTACGCTAGGTTTCTCAGCCGTTTTAACTCATCAGCTCTTCTCAAGTTTATCGCCAACTGATATCTTCGTTACTCCAGGTACAAATCAAGTGACCTCGTACACTGTTCAGCAGATATCTAAATTACCGGGTGTGAAGGCTGTAGTTCCTTTCTATACGTTGTCTGCAACATTAGAAACCCCGAGCGGTCCTGAACCAACAGTAATTCTGTCTATAGATACTGCTCAGGCTCAGAAGGCCTTCCCAGGTCTTACCCTTGAAACTGGACAGTACCCATCACCTTATTCCTCATATGGAGCTGTAGCAGGATATTATATAACTCATCCTCAATATCCTGGTCAGCCTACTTATGGTCCAGGTCAGACCGTTGAAGTACAAATTAACACTCCGAATGGTAAGGTCACGAAGACCTTCTTAATTACTGGTAGCTTCAACGAGTTTAGTAGCGCATTTGCGGATATAGACAGATCTTTAGTTGTACAGAACATTGTTGGCTCTCAATACTATGGAGACGACTACAGCGGACTTATAGTGGAGGCCAGCAGCGTTTCTCAAGTTAACTCTGTTGTAAACGAAATTCATAATACTTTGGGAAGATCAGTGAGTGTAACCTCAGTAGAACAGTTCGTGACCCTGATTAACAACTCCCTCTCAGCAGTAAGCAGTCTTCTTTTCATAGCCGGTGCCTCTTCTTTCATTGTGGCGTTTGTAGGGATTTTGAGCACTATGTTTACTACCGTAGTCGAGAGAACTAGAGAGATAGGGGTTTTGAGGGCGATAGGGTTCACAAGGAGAGGAATCATGGCGATATTTTTAGGCGAAGCGGTGCTAATGGGGCTTCTAGGGGGTATAGCAGGAATTGGAGCGGGAGTTGGCATGGGGTTCTTGCTGACCTCGGTTGCGGGATCTCCAAGAGGTGGGGGATCAGGAGGAGGATCTGCTTTCGGGCCAGGTACTCATATTACCCCAGTGTTCGATCCCAATTTCATGGTGGAAGTGGTTCTAATAACGATAGCCTTTAGCGTATTAGCAGGACTAATTCCGGCTTACAGAGCCTCAAAGATAGAGCCCGCAGTGGCGCTAAGATATGAAGTTTAG
- a CDS encoding cysteine hydrolase family protein has protein sequence MKKELVTPEINISEEVRLDPRTTALLIIDMQNDFVDERGKLYVPQAKSTIPSIRRLIDLTRKEGGEVIYTQDWHLKDDPEFKIWGEHAVAGTWGAEIVEELAPERDDYVVKKLRYDGFFGTSLDYYLNVKGIHTLVIVGTVGNVCVLHTAGSAALRWYNVVLPMDGISTLTEFDYYATLRQVDFLYKGKIVKSESIAFK, from the coding sequence ATGAAGAAGGAGCTTGTAACGCCTGAAATCAACATATCCGAGGAAGTGCGTCTTGATCCTAGGACAACTGCCTTACTAATTATCGATATGCAGAACGATTTCGTAGATGAGAGAGGTAAGCTTTACGTACCTCAAGCTAAATCTACTATCCCTTCAATAAGGAGGCTAATTGATTTGACCCGAAAGGAAGGGGGTGAAGTCATATATACGCAGGATTGGCACCTTAAGGACGATCCAGAGTTCAAGATCTGGGGAGAACACGCCGTTGCAGGTACGTGGGGGGCCGAGATAGTTGAGGAATTAGCTCCAGAGAGAGACGACTATGTGGTGAAGAAGTTAAGGTATGACGGCTTTTTTGGTACGTCTTTAGACTATTATCTCAACGTCAAAGGAATACATACTTTAGTTATTGTAGGGACTGTTGGAAACGTTTGCGTCCTGCATACAGCGGGCAGCGCCGCATTAAGATGGTATAATGTAGTTCTCCCCATGGATGGTATATCTACCCTTACAGAGTTTGACTACTACGCTACCCTAAGACAAGTTGACTTTCTATATAAGGGGAAGATAGTAAAGTCTGAAAGTATTGCTTTTAAATGA
- a CDS encoding DHH family phosphoesterase — MDYYAIVHNDFDGTASAAVYARAIGSLPTKIWFTEPTRVHELLSKLELRGVTRIMIADLGLNESTLQTLLQSLKRLKEEGATIQWFDHHVWKDEWETKLREVGVEVHHDVSTCGAGVVHKVMNPNDEVSAKLASADCSVDIWLHDDPLGEKLRRVVENERSYEWKKRILETFFAGVLWNDEFQKILEAKINEELKGYQRIWKYVKVTELDGVKIVVAIRWKGPPDISYASQYLMTRTGADIFVSANGKAISFRSNRIDIRRFAVSLGGGGHPLAAGAALKIPLFYRFLRWLGVRGPVIEWVSKVVVQVIKKEGIVTYQRSKTTST, encoded by the coding sequence TTGGATTATTACGCTATTGTCCATAACGACTTTGATGGAACTGCATCAGCTGCAGTCTACGCAAGAGCAATAGGGTCTCTACCCACAAAGATTTGGTTTACGGAACCCACTAGAGTTCACGAACTTTTAAGTAAATTGGAGCTAAGGGGAGTGACAAGGATTATGATAGCTGACCTAGGGCTTAACGAATCGACTCTTCAAACCCTTTTGCAATCTCTAAAGCGTCTCAAAGAGGAGGGGGCCACAATACAGTGGTTCGATCATCACGTATGGAAAGATGAGTGGGAAACTAAGCTTAGAGAAGTTGGCGTTGAGGTCCATCATGACGTATCCACCTGTGGAGCTGGTGTAGTCCATAAAGTGATGAATCCAAATGACGAAGTGTCCGCAAAGCTGGCATCCGCAGACTGTTCCGTAGACATTTGGCTCCATGACGATCCTCTAGGTGAGAAACTAAGACGAGTTGTGGAGAACGAAAGAAGTTACGAATGGAAAAAAAGGATTTTAGAGACTTTCTTTGCAGGTGTTCTTTGGAACGATGAGTTTCAGAAGATACTAGAGGCTAAGATAAACGAGGAACTCAAGGGGTATCAGAGGATATGGAAGTACGTTAAGGTTACAGAACTGGATGGCGTGAAGATCGTGGTGGCAATAAGGTGGAAAGGTCCCCCTGACATTAGCTACGCATCTCAGTACCTTATGACCAGGACTGGAGCTGACATATTCGTCTCTGCTAACGGTAAGGCAATATCTTTCAGGAGTAACAGGATAGATATTAGGAGGTTTGCAGTTAGTTTAGGAGGGGGAGGCCATCCTCTCGCTGCCGGTGCTGCTTTAAAGATACCTTTGTTCTACAGGTTTTTACGTTGGTTGGGTGTTAGAGGACCGGTTATAGAATGGGTCTCAAAGGTGGTTGTCCAGGTGATTAAGAAAGAGGGAATAGTAACTTATCAAAGATCTAAGACAACTAGTACTTAA
- a CDS encoding peroxiredoxin, with product MVKTYQKFPDVQVMTTAGPIDFYKDVFGKGKWLFLFAHPADFTPVCTTEFVEFAKNYSEFEKLGVQLVGLSVDSIYSHIAWLTDIEQRYGVKIPFPVIADPDKKIARLLDLIEEGSGLTVRGVFIVDPQGTIRFMALYPIEAGRNMQELIRITKALIVSYKAKVSTPVNWEPGKEVVVGAPTTLMEAEMRMKLPNSKAWYLMFKKYEELPSDQRV from the coding sequence GTGGTGAAAACGTATCAGAAGTTCCCAGACGTTCAGGTTATGACTACAGCAGGTCCGATAGACTTCTACAAGGACGTGTTTGGAAAAGGCAAGTGGTTGTTTCTATTCGCTCATCCTGCGGACTTCACCCCAGTTTGTACGACTGAGTTTGTAGAGTTTGCAAAGAACTATTCAGAGTTCGAGAAGCTTGGGGTTCAGCTAGTTGGCCTCAGCGTGGACAGCATTTATTCTCATATAGCTTGGCTAACTGACATTGAACAGAGGTACGGTGTCAAGATACCTTTCCCTGTAATAGCAGATCCTGATAAGAAGATCGCTAGGCTCCTTGACTTAATAGAAGAAGGCTCTGGACTTACCGTAAGAGGCGTTTTCATAGTAGATCCACAGGGCACAATTAGATTCATGGCATTATATCCGATAGAAGCTGGAAGGAACATGCAAGAGTTAATTAGAATAACTAAGGCACTTATAGTGTCCTATAAGGCAAAGGTATCCACTCCAGTTAACTGGGAACCAGGTAAGGAAGTGGTCGTTGGGGCTCCAACTACACTAATGGAAGCCGAGATGAGGATGAAACTTCCTAACTCTAAAGCATGGTATTTGATGTTCAAGAAGTACGAGGAGCTACCCTCAGACCAAAGAGTTTAA
- a CDS encoding metallophosphoesterase family protein, translating into MIIGAVSDIHSPRYLNDFLRAVRYVPELPLFIIAGDSVDKGKVIHFDPIYKLLATKRTVAVFGNEDFREVREDFKRLYPKVEWLEDNFTLIKLNEISLHIVGSEGLISRPTKWQLKSGINMQYYMERKQNLEKLLCESEGDVTVLVTHYSPTYETLRGERSWAYPELGYPFLEEAKCKPDIAIHGHAHKSVVTFAEISGVRVYNVALPANKAITLIKIDKK; encoded by the coding sequence ATGATCATAGGCGCAGTATCAGATATCCATTCACCTAGATATCTTAACGATTTCCTTAGAGCAGTCAGATACGTCCCGGAGCTTCCTCTTTTCATCATAGCTGGAGATTCCGTTGATAAGGGGAAGGTGATTCATTTCGATCCTATCTATAAGCTGTTAGCCACTAAGAGGACTGTCGCGGTCTTTGGGAACGAAGACTTCAGAGAAGTTAGAGAAGACTTCAAAAGATTATATCCAAAAGTAGAATGGCTTGAAGATAACTTCACGTTAATCAAACTAAACGAAATTAGTCTCCACATTGTGGGTAGCGAGGGATTGATATCCAGACCTACCAAGTGGCAACTTAAATCTGGTATCAATATGCAATATTATATGGAAAGAAAACAAAATCTAGAAAAGCTATTATGTGAAAGTGAGGGCGATGTCACAGTACTCGTTACTCATTACTCCCCTACATACGAAACGCTCAGGGGTGAGAGGAGTTGGGCCTATCCTGAACTAGGTTATCCCTTTCTAGAGGAGGCTAAGTGCAAACCCGATATCGCGATCCATGGACACGCCCATAAATCAGTTGTTACTTTTGCTGAGATTAGTGGTGTTAGAGTTTACAACGTTGCACTCCCGGCTAACAAGGCCATAACACTGATTAAAATTGATAAGAAATGA